AAGGGCGACTCGGCTTCTACGGACCCGAGCACCTCGAACGCCTGGCCCGCATTCGTGAGCTGCGCCGCCGCGGTCTGACCCTCGCGCTCATCGGCCGCCTCGTGCGCGGCGAGCTCGACGCGACCGACGAGCCGCTCGCGGAGGCCGTGCTCGCGGCCGACGCCGAGGACGCCGAGGAGTTCCTCTCGCTCGACGAGCTCGCAGCGCGCAGCGGGATCCCCGGCGCACTGATCGAGATGGTGGCGCGCGAGGGACTGCTCGTCGCGCGCGAGCACGAAGGCCAACCGCGCTACACCGCGGCCGACGTCGCGGTCGTCGCGTCGGGCATGCGGCTCGTCGAAGCGGGCTTCCCGATCGACCAGCTGATCGCGCTCGCACGCGCGCACCACACCGCGACCCGCGAGATCGCGAGCCAAGCCGTCGCCATGTTCGACGAGCACGTGCGCGCGCCACTGCGCGAGTCGGCCCTTCCCGACGCCGACAAGGCCGAGCGGCTCGTCGACGCGTTCGAGGTGCTGCTGCCCGCGGTGACGGGACTCGTCGCGCACCACTTCCGTCGCGTGCTGCTGGAAGTCGCGCAGGAGCACCTCGAAGCGGTCGGGCACGAATCGGAGATCGCGGCCGCGAACGCGGCATCGAACCGCCGACTGGAGGGCACGTGGCGCGGCTGAGTCAGGGCCCGCCGCTCCCTGCACCGTCCGAGAAGGCGGCCGCGGTCGACGCGATGTTCGACACGATCGCGCCCCGGTACGACCGGCTGAACCGCATCCTCACGCTCGGTCTCGACGTCGGCTGGCGCCGGCGCGCGGTGCGCGAGCTCGGCCTGTCGGCGCACGCACGCGTGCTCGACCTCGCGTGCGGCACCGGCGACTTCTGCCGCGAGCTCACGCGTGCGGGCGCGGACCCGATCGGCGTCGACCGTTCGGCCGGCATGCTCGCGGCCGCCGCGTCACCAGAGTCCGCTCCACAGCATGGTCGTGGGCTCGCTCGGCTCGGCACGGACCGCCGCCCCCGCGCGGAAGACGACCGCTCACCCACTCCACAGCATGGTCGTGGGCTCGCTCGGCTCGGCACGGACCGCCGCCCCCGCGCAGAAGACGACCGTTCACCCACTCCTCTGGTCCGCGGCGACGGCCTGCGACTCCCCGTTCGCGACGGCTCGATCGACGCGATCACGTGCGGTTTCGCACTCCGCAACGTCGTCGCGCTCGAGCCGTTGTTCTCGGAGTGCGCGCGCGTTCTTCGCCCGGGCGGTCGAGTCGCGCTGCTCGAGGTCGCGGAGCCCGAGCGCGCGTGGGCGCGCTTCGGTCATCGCGTGTACTTCCACCACGTCGTCCCGTTCGTGGGCGGCCTGTTGTCGGACCGCGCCGCCTACCGCTACCTGCCCGAGTCGACCGCCTACCTCCCCGAACCCGAGGCGCTCCTCGCGCAGCTCGAAGGCGCGGGCTTCACCGCGGTCAGCCGCCAACTGCTCGGGCTCGGTGCCGCGCAACTGATCACCGGGACCTCGCGATGACTGCCGCTCGCGAGCCCGGCCTCGTCGTCGCGACGACCCGGCGCGTCGCCGACCCCGGCGACCTCCTCGACGCGCTCGGTACCGGCGGGTTCGCGTGGTTCGCGGGAGACGAGCAGCTCGTGACCGCGGGCGTCGCCGCGACGGTCGCACCGCGCGACGCGCTCGCGTTCCTGCGCTCGATCGAACGCGCCGGCGACTCCGGCGGGCGCGGCGCGCGCGCCGTGGGCGCGCTGCCGTTCGCAAACACAGTCGACGGCGTGCTCGTCGTGCCCGCGCGGATCGTCGAGCGCGACGCCGACGGCCACGTCTGGTCGACGACCGTCGCGCCCGCGAGCGCGCCGCCGGCCGCCGATCCTGCGCCGCGAGGCCGCATCGCGCGTCGCTTTACCGTCGAAGCCCGTCAGGGCCTCGACGAGTGGGACGCGATGGTCACCGCCGCGCTCGCGCTCGTCGAGACCGACGCGCTCGAGAAGGTCGTGCTCGCGCGCGAGGTCGTCGTCGACGCCGACGCGCCGTTCGAGCCCGCGACGATCGTGGAGCGGCTGCGCGCGACACAGCCGGACTGCATCGTCTACGCCGCGGGGGGCTTCGTCGGCGCGACGCCCGAGCTGCTCGTGCGGCGATCGGGTCGGGAGGTCGTGTCGCAGCCGATGGCCGGCACGGTCCCGCGCGCCGCGTCGCCCGAGGAGGACCGGCGCTCGATCGTGCGGCTCGTGTCGTCGGTGAAGGAG
The sequence above is drawn from the Acidimicrobiia bacterium genome and encodes:
- a CDS encoding MerR family transcriptional regulator, producing the protein MPEQPTEATEWRVEELAREADVSVDTIRFYQKRRLLPAPRREGRLGFYGPEHLERLARIRELRRRGLTLALIGRLVRGELDATDEPLAEAVLAADAEDAEEFLSLDELAARSGIPGALIEMVAREGLLVAREHEGQPRYTAADVAVVASGMRLVEAGFPIDQLIALARAHHTATREIASQAVAMFDEHVRAPLRESALPDADKAERLVDAFEVLLPAVTGLVAHHFRRVLLEVAQEHLEAVGHESEIAAANAASNRRLEGTWRG
- a CDS encoding isochorismate synthase; translation: MTAAREPGLVVATTRRVADPGDLLDALGTGGFAWFAGDEQLVTAGVAATVAPRDALAFLRSIERAGDSGGRGARAVGALPFANTVDGVLVVPARIVERDADGHVWSTTVAPASAPPAADPAPRGRIARRFTVEARQGLDEWDAMVTAALALVETDALEKVVLAREVVVDADAPFEPATIVERLRATQPDCIVYAAGGFVGATPELLVRRSGREVVSQPMAGTVPRAASPEEDRRSIVRLVSSVKESREHRLVVDAVAGEMARWCDDVVVGEPEPRRLTSVTHLTTRIAGTLRRRDATALDLALALHPTPAVNGAPAAAARAAIARLERFERGPYSGPVGWVDAAGDGEFAVALRGATLEGHRARLLAGAGIVAGSDPDAEWAETQAKLEPMLRALVRP
- a CDS encoding class I SAM-dependent methyltransferase, which gives rise to MARLSQGPPLPAPSEKAAAVDAMFDTIAPRYDRLNRILTLGLDVGWRRRAVRELGLSAHARVLDLACGTGDFCRELTRAGADPIGVDRSAGMLAAAASPESAPQHGRGLARLGTDRRPRAEDDRSPTPQHGRGLARLGTDRRPRAEDDRSPTPLVRGDGLRLPVRDGSIDAITCGFALRNVVALEPLFSECARVLRPGGRVALLEVAEPERAWARFGHRVYFHHVVPFVGGLLSDRAAYRYLPESTAYLPEPEALLAQLEGAGFTAVSRQLLGLGAAQLITGTSR